The Solanum pennellii chromosome 11, SPENNV200 genome contains a region encoding:
- the LOC107002916 gene encoding uncharacterized protein LOC107002916 produces the protein MNPESSNNNSQTNPRKRPLVEEPNNDKQPITLNSMVVAIDHNNLFYTVCSICEKTLPDPSPNTHIPNSSSSSSSSSITFCKNCNFNSASSGSKRLFRVLMSIATEKRVVVVIMFDRAARVLFGCSADEFFDFAKTHPFAAAAAGNALEGEMLKITLSKPKNGNARHLRVVSVFPLRTGFQPVIKTLRELYRARCGS, from the exons ATGAATCCAGAAAGCTCCAATAACAACAGCCAAACAAACCCTAGAAAAAGACCATTAGTAGAAGAACCTAACAATGACAAACAACCAATAACACTAAATTCCATGGTGGTAGCCATTGATCACAACAATCTCTTTTACACAGTTTGTTCTATATGTGAAAAGACTCTACCTGACCCTTCTCCAAATACCCATATCcccaattcttcttcttcatcatcatcatcttcaataACCTTTTGCAAAAATTGCAACTTTAACTCTGCTTCTTCTGGTTCCAAACGCCTCTTTCGTGTTCTT ATGTCGATAGCTACTGAGAAAAGAGTGGTTGTGGTGATAATGTTTGATAGGGCAGCTAGGGTTTTGTTTGGTTGTTCTGCTGATGAGTTCTTTGATTTTGCCAAGACTCACCCTTTTGCTG CTGCAGCTGCCGGTAATGCTTTGGAGGGAGAGATGTTGAAGATCACCTTGTCCAAACCAAAGAATGGAAATGCACGACATCTACGAGTGGTATCTGTTTTTCCATTGCGGACAGGTTTTCAGCCTGTGATCAAGACCTTGAGGGAACTCTATCGAGCAAGATGCGGTTCATAG